GTGAGCATCTTCTCGAGGATGTGTCCCTATTGTTCGCTTAGCGCCTGGTAAATCACagggatgaaaagaaaagataaaGGCCTCACAAAATCACTGAGGATATTGTCCACATCATATGTTTTGTCATTGTCTATAGAGTAAGTGCGTTTACCTAATCGATTTAGGACGATGGATGCTGGCAACTCTGCACCTCGAGTAAAATCAGATCTCTACATCACAGGGATCAGACTTGGCTATCTTTACTCAAGGAGCTGAACTTACCCCAGTCGAAAAATCCTGGCTCAATATCGAAGTATCAATACCTCTACCGCCTGCGAAAAAGATAAGCAACTATATCATCGAATCCTTAGAATATGCACATACCGCTCAGAGCAAAGTAAATCTGGCTTAATGACTTGGACACAGTAGAAGTAGACCCCAAGAACCGACACGCATATTTATGCGCTAGATCAAGTAGTTCCTGGCGTCCATTGTGAGCAAGATCAAATCATTTTGAGAGCGCGACAGTTCTCACTTTATCCTGTGACGGAGTGATGTATAAAGGGCATCGATGAAAGGCGAAATCTTGGGGTTGTGGAATGTCACTTAAGCTGGCATCAAAGTTCCAAACCCCTGTCCGAGGATCGCGTAAATGGTGGATGCCGGGACTAGCAGTAGGATTAGTTATGCCATATCAAGGGACTATCAGACATCATACCTGAATAGTACTCTGTTGAGGCCTTTCCGTAATCGGGCTACTTTCATTTCCCGCGCGGGTTTCACTTCTGCAACGCGACAGACGTTAGCATTGTCGCACAAGACGGAAACTGTCGCACTAACTTCCTATAGGAATCTTGCTGGCTGATAAAGACCCTGATTCGAtagcttctccttcctcagaTTCAATTTCTGATTTGCTCGTGCCATCAGAGAAGGCATCTGGCAGATGAAACAAATGAGCAGACGTATTCCAATGGAAGGTACGGCAACTTACCAGCCAGCTTTCCTTCTGATCCATCTGAACCAGTGGGTAATCCGAAGTCAggcctttcattctcatGATCAACACTGGTAACTGATTTATCTGAACCCGCGTCCGACTTCTGACTCCGGTTATGGTCAGCAGATGTCTTTAAAGAAAGTCTGAGTTTCCTATGCGCCTTTTGTCCCACTTTACTTTCAGCTACGTCTAAGCTATTCTTTGAACTGCTGTTGATTTTGAGATGTGGAGCCTTGGTTCTCAGCCGTCTTCGGTAATCTAGACCTGAGGAAAGCGAGCTGAGGTCTACAGCGAGGTCGGCTCTCCCTTGTTGCCCAAGTGATTGCGCCGTTTTTGGGGCTTTATCAATAGAGGTAGTTGGTTGTGCAGATTGTTCTAGGGAAGCGGCAGCATCACTTCGACTTGTAAGGCGCTTAGATGCTTGCCGAGCCAGTTCTGCCAAGCTGGTGGCAGGAGCTGTATCGACAAGACCCCTTGTGGCGGGGCGAGGGACGATATGCGTCGCTGTCCCTCCAGTACAGcggagaagggagggagagaggtgaGCACGGGGGAGCATAGTCTGTGCTCTCAGGTTGGAAGGGTGGCGAGGGCTGAGGGCGGTTGACGTAAGATGGGCAGGGGGAGAGTAAATATTATAGAGGAGCCTCAGTAGGGCGAGACAGACAAGTGGAGGCCACAAAAACAGCGGGAGCCAGGCACCTTATATTACATAATATGAACACGTGtgaaaaaataaaagaaaaCCGAAAAAGGCCTCTCCACGGCGCACCACTTTTACTTTCGTCCCCATCACTTCTCATTCACCCAACCCAAAAGAAACCAACAAATCGCCAAAATGCTGATCTACCAGGACATTCTTACCGGTGACGAGATGCTCTCCGACGCCTTCCCCATGTACGTACACCCTATTCAACTCCCATTTCCCAGATACTAATGAGCGCCTTTCCAGCAAGGAGATCGGTGACATTGCCTACGAGGTTGACTGTGCtaacatcatcatcaaggaGGGTGAGGTTGACATCGGTGGGTCCTCATCTGTTATGCTAGCATGAGTGGTGCTGACATCTCTGGTTAGGAGGTAACCCTTCCGCGGAGGAGGCCGCCGAGGCCCTCGAGGAGGGTGCCCAGCAGGTTAACAACGTTGTCCACTCTTTCCGACTTCAGTCCACTACTTTCGACAAGAAGGTGAGGACTTCGCAAGCTCAGCACAAACGAAGGATTGCGCTGATTATCGACTGCAGTCTTACCTCACCTACCTTAAGGGCTACATGAAGGCCGTCAAGACTCAGCTCCAGGAGTCCAACCCCGACCGAGTTGCTGCTTTCGAGAAGGGCGCTCAGGATCTCGCCAAGAAGATTGTTGCCAACTTCAAGGACTACGAGTTCTACATCGGAGAGAGCATGAACCCCGACGGCATGGTCTGCCTCCTTGTGAGTGATCTCCATAATGGACTAATCGAGATGCTAATTCCTTTCCAAAGAATTACCGAGAGGACGGTGTCACCCCTTACTTCACCATGTGGAAGGACGGTCTTAAGCAGGTTGGTATCACGTTCATCTCGCAGAGGGTTTTATATGCTCACACATTTTTTGCAGATCAAGATCTAAGCGCACATTATCATAAAATTGGTTGTCTTTTAATATATGGCGTTGAGGCTTATGCATATTGATGCATGTTAACATTCCGTACAAAGAACGAATCTGTTATAAACATTAGAGCATATATTGGACACTTGTTTCATTAGCACATAACTGTCCCCAAAGGCCCCATGGGAGATTCACATTAATCTCGATGATTGACGACCTTAAACCTTACGGCGTCTTGCGCCTACAAAGTTAGACGGAAcaacgaaaaaaaaaaaaaacgagAAGTCTGAGCGTCGCTAATCTGTATGAGTCACCTTCTTGCACTATGCACGACTTCTACATCTGGCCGCTATATTAATTCCAAAATCTTCTATCAGATACACGCCTTGCCAAACTCTTGCTCTCAAACACACTTGAACTATACGTCGCTCGTCTCCGAACACCACCCTCTTCTATCTACTTGCCGATCGCTGTACAACGCGATTTACGACTTCCCGACTTAAACCGTCAAGACACTGGCAAAAAATACATTTCTTTCACTACTACTGCTGGCTTCAAAATACGCCTCAAACACTAAACCACATGAGCGCGGAAAATACCAGCTCCACCTTGACCGCTTTCAGGCAAGCGGAAAAGCACTTCAAGAACCGGGCTAATAAAGATATTTACCCTTCACTTCATCAATGGCAAGACCGTTTGATCGACTTGTCCCGGCCAGATTCtcaagaggaggatgaaataTGGGCCGCTGGATGGTGGAGTCCTGATCACGATATTGTGCCAGCAGCCACaaatggtagaagaagaaagggaataGTGAAAAGGAATAAAGGGAAGAGACCAGAGTTGGACACTGCGAGCCTTAAATCTTTGTCTTTACATGGCGGGAAGACTGGATACATTGTCGCTCCAGGTGCGTGTGTTTTCCCTCTATTTGATAGACCACCATACCAACTTCTGTGATACAGGATGTATTCTTATACCGGGCTACCTTACGATCAAACAACAGCTTTCCTTCCTATATGACTCCCTCGCCCAATACACTCTGCCGCCTAACCCCCTCTCACTTAGCACTCATTATGATCTCCCTCCCGACTTGTTCTCCTTATTTGTCTCAGATCCGGAAGCGACCATCCTTCCGAAACACATGACTGGCGCAGTCAATCCCGAAGTACTTACATCCGCTTCCCAACCAAAGAGCAGGAAATTGAATGATACAGAACCGGCGTCAGTGATAGGGTATGAAGAGATTATAGCGCGGAATAAAGCTTGGACAGGGGATGTGCCTAGTGATAAGCTGGGAGCGAAAGAAGTAAGGAAGCTTTGGAAGGAAATTCGGTGGGCGAATTTGGGATGGGTATATCAAGTAAGTCTCATTTCTGTTATCAGTAGTCATTGTAACTTCTGCTCACCATCATTTGATAAATTAGTGGTCGACAAAATCGTATGATTTCACACCAGAAACCCCAATACCTTTCCCCGCCCCTCTTGCCGATCTTTGCTCTGAGGCAGTAGCATCAGTGCCATGGGAAAATGTGTTCTCTTCAGAATCGGATCCAGACGCTTCGACATACGGCTGGCAATCTTGGCCAAGAGATTACAGTACATCTTCTCACATAATTGAACTGCTTTGAGGCCAAAACTGACTTGTATTTACAGAGCCTGATACGGGAATTGTCAACTTTTACCAACTGAATGATACTCTCATGGCTCACGTCGATCGTGCAGAGTAAGTTTGACAAATCCCAAAAGAGTCACGACCACCCTGCTGACCCATAGAGACAGACTAGATCCCGCTCGACCGCTGGTTTCAGTCTCGTAAGTATTGGCACCAATCTCTCTACcccactctcttctccatggTCCTCCATAGCTAACTCCAATCCAGTCTGGGGCATGCTGCAATCCTTCTCTTGGGTTCTGACTCTCGTGATGAAGTTCCTAGACCGATAATACTTCGTTCCGGCGATATGCTAATCATGAGCGGTAAAGGCAGACAAGCGTATCATGGTAAGCTACCCCTCTCCGacgcccttcttcccgaTCCTCTGGATCATTATTAAGATGCTAACGAATGTTATGCTCGATAGGCGTACCCCGTATCCTTGAAGGAAGCCTTCCATCACACTTCTTGGTACAGGAAAGTGATtctgagaagatgaaggcaGCGAAGAATTGGATAAGTAAAGCTAGGATAAACATCAATGCTAGACAAGTTTTCCCACCAGGTTTTAAAAGATTAAATTGATTAGCATTACACAGCTGAGTGCATATTATTTCAAGATAGATCGGGATCGTACCGTACGCATGCATTTTTTTGGCCCCGGCTGCATAGTCCGTCCGTCGACATATCGTGAGTTCTCCTTCCGCTGAGGAATTGCGTCAAATGATAGTCGCGCATCCCATATAAGCAATGCGTATTACGTAAGAGATCGAACGCGTCTTCATTCAGTAATGACTGCTAGAAGGACGCGTTTTTGAGGTTTATCACGTTTAAATCGTGAACATATCACCTCTCCATTGCCCACTCTCcgcattcttcttcttcatcccaaGCCGTCCCATATCAATAGGTACTGAGTGCTTTCcatgtcttcttccgacAACATTGCTCGTCAGGAGCTCAGTGACCGATTTGGTCGCGCCGTGATGGACAACCCAGATGTGATGGCAGAGTGTAAGCTTTCCTCAAACCGAGTAAGATTCCTATTGGGGATGACTAATTTTTTTGCTGTACAGGCCAGTCACTGATGCGGCTCTATAACCTCACCGCCTctgatctcttcttcaagtaCGAGGCGTTCGTCATGTCGAGGCCATCCGGACTTCGTGCCAAATTGTCAACCATAACGATCGATAGTGTCAAGGAGCTTCGAACAGAATTACAACGTTCTCAACAGGCGAAGGCTGTCGCTAGTATGGCAACGGCTAGCGGGCCAGGGATGAATGAatctgaaaagaagaaggctgtgggagtgaagaaagcaaaaggcTTAAGTGATCTCGAAGGCTTGTGAGTTCGGTTTGAACGCAGCGTATCAGGCACATTGTTCGACTGACATAATCTTCTACTCAGGCTCGGACACTTGACGACACCCAACCGTCCAACTAAACCCCAGccctctgcttcctctgcAATCTCGCCTAGCTTT
This genomic window from Cryptococcus deuterogattii R265 chromosome 12, complete sequence contains:
- a CDS encoding cytoplasmic protein produces the protein MLIYQDILTGDEMLSDAFPIKEIGDIAYEVDCANIIIKEGEVDIGGNPSAEEAAEALEEGAQQVNNVVHSFRLQSTTFDKKSYLTYLKGYMKAVKTQLQESNPDRVAAFEKGAQDLAKKIVANFKDYEFYIGESMNPDGMVCLLNYREDGVTPYFTMWKDGLKQIKI
- a CDS encoding alkylated DNA repair protein AlkB; this encodes MSAENTSSTLTAFRQAEKHFKNRANKDIYPSLHQWQDRLIDLSRPDSQEEDEIWAAGWWSPDHDIVPAATNGRRRKGIVKRNKGKRPELDTASLKSLSLHGGKTGYIVAPGCILIPGYLTIKQQLSFLYDSLAQYTLPPNPLSLSTHYDLPPDLFSLFVSDPEATILPKHMTGAVNPEVLTSASQPKSRKLNDTEPASVIGYEEIIARNKAWTGDVPSDKLGAKEVRKLWKEIRWANLGWVYQWSTKSYDFTPETPIPFPAPLADLCSEAVASVPWENVFSSESDPDASTYGWQSWPRDYKPDTGIVNFYQLNDTLMAHVDRAELDPARPLVSVSLGHAAILLLGSDSRDEVPRPIILRSGDMLIMSGKGRQAYHGVPRILEGSLPSHFLVQESDSEKMKAAKNWISKARININARQVFPPGFKRLN